In the Corynebacterium anserum genome, AATCTATTAGCGAACCCCTTTGCCACCGTGGCTTTTTCCGAACTGGGTCTGATGAGCCCGACGGGTGCGATACATGCTTTTTCCGAGGATGCCGATGGCATTGTGCGTGCTGACGGTGCCGGCGTCGTGGTTCTTAAGCGTTTATCTGACGCTCGACGCCACGGCGATCATGTCCTCGCTGTCATCAAAGGTTCGGCTATCAACTCCGATGGCCGCTCAAACGGTTTGACGGCACCGAATCCGGATGCTCAAGTGGCCGTCTTGCAGGCAGCGTATGCAGACGCTGGACTTGATCCGACATATGTGGACTATGTGGAAGCCCACGGTACGGGCACTATTTTGGGTGATCCGATTGAAGCGACTGCCCTGGGAGCGGTGCTCGGCAAGGAACGTGATGCCGGAAGCCCCGTCCTGCTCGGATCGGCGAAGACTAACTTTGGACACACCGAAGCCGCTGCTGGTGTGGCTGGGGTGATGAAGGTTGCCATGGCCATGCGCGAGGGCATCCTCCCGCCGAGCATTAACTACTCGGGGCCAAACCCCTACATCGACTTTGAGCGGGAGCACCTGGAAGTCGTGGAGGATGGTCGCGAATGGCCTGAATACTCTGGCCGCCCACTAGCCGGTGTGTCCGGCTTTGGCTTCGGTGGCACGAATGCACATATCGTTATGGCTGCTCCGGATGAGGCGGATGCTAAGGGGCTGGCTGGCGTCGGTAAAAAAGAACCAGGTCACGAGCCAATCGGCATTGATACAGCCGACGCCGAAGGAACAGAACCCACATTCTTGCTGCCGGTCAGTGGCCTCTTACCATCGCGCCGCCGTGCTGCCGCCGCCGAGCTCGTCGCTTGGCTGGAAGAAATAAAGGATTCTCCGAAGGCGCCGTCCATGCACACCATCGCCCGGGGACTAGCCGGCCACAACCACGGACGTTCCCGTGCCGTAGCTCTGGCGAAGAACATCGATGACGCCATTGATGGTATGAGCCGGATCGCCGCTGGTAAGCAGACAGGAAAAACGAAGTCGGCCGACTCCTCGAACACCATGGGAGCCGTGTGGGTGTACTCCGGGTTTGGTTCTCACCATCGCAAAATGGCAAAGGACCTGTACCAGCTATCTCCATTCTTTGCCGCTCGCCTGAACGAGCTGGATGAGATCGTGCAGCGGGAGTCCGGCTGGTCCCTGGTGGACAAGGTGCTCGATGATGAGCAGAACTACGATCTAGAATCTGCGCAGGTGGGAATCACTTGTATTCAGGTCGCATTGACCGACCTGCTACGCCGCTTGGGGGCCAAGCCTTCGGCTGTTGTTGGTCAGTCCATGGGAGAGATTGCCGCCGCCTATGCCGTGGGAGGACTGTCGCAGGAAGACACCATCCGGGTGGCCGCTCACCGTTCCCGCCTCATGGGTGAGGGCGAGTCATCACTGCCAGAAGACAAGCAAGGTGCCATGGCCGTGGTGGAATTTGGCGTGGAGGAATTAGAGAAATTCACCGCTGAACACCCCGAGTTTTCTGCGATCGAACCGGCTGTCTATGCCGCGCCGGGTATGACCACCGTGGGTGGTCCGAAGGAGCCGGTGGCGAGGCTGGTTGAATACCTGGAGGGGGAAGGGAAATTTGCCCGCCTGCTGCAGGTGAAGGGAGCGGGGCACACCTCCATGCTCGACCCCATCCTGGGCGAACTACATTTCGAGATCTCCGATATCGAAGCTCGTCCGATCGAGGTGCCCCTGTATTCCACTGTGGATCGCAACCGCGTGTATCAGCCGGGGGAGAAGATCCACGACGCTGACTACTTTGTGCGCTGCACGCGCCAACCGGTGTGGTTCTCCGACGCTACCGGCCAGCAGTTCGACGACGGTTACCGCACCTTCGTGGAGATCTCCCCCAATCCGGTGGCGCTGATGCCGATGATGAACAACTCCTTTGCCCACAATGCGATGGACTCTCAGCTGCTCTGCGTCCTCAAACGCAAAGAACCCGTGTCTGAGACCTTAGGTAATCTCCTGGCTGAGTTGTATGTTCAGGGGCAAGATGTCGACCTTAAGGCGCTGGTTGGCCCTGGTGAAATGGCGGATGTTCCCGGTATTCAGTGGAATCTCACGCAGTATTGGACAAATGCCCGTCCTTCTTCCGCCCCAGTTGTTGACATGCCTGGCACACGAGTGGATCTGCCGGGTGGTGCCATTGCATATTCTGTGAACGCAGATATGGTTCCGTCGATGTTGGCTTTGGCGGAGGCGATTGCGGAGGATCTGGATCCCGCCGCGGCTGTCCTGGCGACCGAAGAACATAGGCCATTGCTCAGTTCCGGCAAGCTCACCACTATGGTGACGCGTTCTCTGGGTGGTTGGGCTGCGAATGTGTATGATGCCGAGACGCCTGACATGCCGTTGGTGGGCGAGGCGTTCATCTCTTCTCTTTTCGATGCCACCACTGGCGCAACCGCAGCTCCTCAAACTTCCGGGGCTTCTGAGTCTCCAGAGGGGGGAGCCGTAGCTAGCGGAGCAGCGGCTGGTGTCGCCTCAGCTGACGAGAGTCTCTCGGTTTCTGCCGGCAGAAGTACATCGGCGCAGTCCGCTCGCAATAAGCTCCCGGAGGTGGACACTGATGCGCAGCGCTGGGATCCGAACTCTGGGCAGTCCGTGTCTGAGCGTCTTCGGGAGATCGTCAGTGAATCCATGGGGTATGACGTGGAGGATCTTCCTGGCGAGCTACCTCTTATAG is a window encoding:
- the pks13 gene encoding polyketide synthase Pks13 (Pks13 is a key enzyme in mycolic acid biosynthesis.), encoding MADNSAMNRPATVQQMREWLRQWVSDTTGQPVKDITDERSMEEFGLSSRDVVVLSGELERLMGITLDATVAYEFNSIASLSDYLINGRSRPVATPDASVRSRSGSALAAEDRDVAIVGMAGRYPGANNADEMWDMFVGYKTGVGDVPAGRWSEFSGDEDMARRIDEATLTGGYIEDIASFDAEFFGLSPLEAANMDPQQRIILQLTWEALENAGIPANTLRGRPVGVFMGSTNNDYGMLIAADPKEAHPYALTGNSTSIIANRVSYTFDFRGPSVAMDTACSSSLVAIHQAVRSLRDGDSCVAIAGGVNLLANPFATVAFSELGLMSPTGAIHAFSEDADGIVRADGAGVVVLKRLSDARRHGDHVLAVIKGSAINSDGRSNGLTAPNPDAQVAVLQAAYADAGLDPTYVDYVEAHGTGTILGDPIEATALGAVLGKERDAGSPVLLGSAKTNFGHTEAAAGVAGVMKVAMAMREGILPPSINYSGPNPYIDFEREHLEVVEDGREWPEYSGRPLAGVSGFGFGGTNAHIVMAAPDEADAKGLAGVGKKEPGHEPIGIDTADAEGTEPTFLLPVSGLLPSRRRAAAAELVAWLEEIKDSPKAPSMHTIARGLAGHNHGRSRAVALAKNIDDAIDGMSRIAAGKQTGKTKSADSSNTMGAVWVYSGFGSHHRKMAKDLYQLSPFFAARLNELDEIVQRESGWSLVDKVLDDEQNYDLESAQVGITCIQVALTDLLRRLGAKPSAVVGQSMGEIAAAYAVGGLSQEDTIRVAAHRSRLMGEGESSLPEDKQGAMAVVEFGVEELEKFTAEHPEFSAIEPAVYAAPGMTTVGGPKEPVARLVEYLEGEGKFARLLQVKGAGHTSMLDPILGELHFEISDIEARPIEVPLYSTVDRNRVYQPGEKIHDADYFVRCTRQPVWFSDATGQQFDDGYRTFVEISPNPVALMPMMNNSFAHNAMDSQLLCVLKRKEPVSETLGNLLAELYVQGQDVDLKALVGPGEMADVPGIQWNLTQYWTNARPSSAPVVDMPGTRVDLPGGAIAYSVNADMVPSMLALAEAIAEDLDPAAAVLATEEHRPLLSSGKLTTMVTRSLGGWAANVYDAETPDMPLVGEAFISSLFDATTGATAAPQTSGASESPEGGAVASGAAAGVASADESLSVSAGRSTSAQSARNKLPEVDTDAQRWDPNSGQSVSERLREIVSESMGYDVEDLPGELPLIDLGLDSLMGMRIKNRVEYDFDIPPLQVQALRDGSVDDVIAIVENMVEQRYAAETLAGGDTAGATSAAETLAGGDAAGTTSVAETLVTGGREEKTPDYTATAGGVAPRDASERLVFATWAKITGKAAGGVTSVLPDISDSQATAIAERLSERSGAEITAEDVHSAHSLAPLSDKVRAQLETEVEGNIRVLRERAEGDQSTPSVFLFHPAGGSSVVYQPLVRRLPDNVPVYGVERVEGSLAERCAAYIDEITEYSAGQPIIVGGWSFGGALAYEMASQLQQRTEAGQTSAQVQRIILLDTVQPKHPAPDTKEEMHARWDRYANFAQKTYGLPLEVPHDQLEEQGEDVMMQQFQEMLASPLVSQLGLPAGVLEHQRASFVDNRILNSLNFSQWAQVDVPVTLFRAERMHDGAIELEPAFAEIAEDGNWGKIVRDLEIVKLQGDHLAIVDEPEIATVGAVLTRYLQGSEETAE